CACCAAAAGCTTCAACAGTACTCTGTAGATCGtccattcttcttcttcttcttttctttttcctttccCATTCTTTCAGATGTATACTCGCGTTCTTATATAGTTGTAAAATGTGATGGAAGTAGCAAAGCATGTAAATCTTGTACAACTTTTGTTTTTCCAAATGTTCTCATCTCATGTTAAAAAATATATGAACGATCAGTTCAGTTACAATTATCAGTATTGGCATTGTGTTCTGGTTCTGCATTTTAAACAATTGATCGAGGTTTTGAGTTGGTGTCTCTAAAGTTGGTTTTGAATTTGGTATGCCCTGATCATATTTTACAAGCTTGTGGAAGCTGGCCGCTCATACATCTATTCACCACAATATGACGATGCCCTGACCATTCTAAAACCATGTATAGTAGAACCTCTGCAATACACGATACATTAATAAGCTCACAAAACTTACAATTTCGTCTAGTCCCAAAATCATGTTATACATATAATCGTATATCAATAAATTAGTAATGTCAacctcaaaaaaaataaaaaatagtaaGGTCatgtatattattaaaattataggtCCAATATCAAAGAGGTTCACCTGTATAAAAATAGAAAATGATGAACATatggcttatcattcattttaggACCTATAGTATATTATGGTTTTCAAAGCCCTAGGACCAATTTGGGGTTGCTTAAAACTTAAGACCAACTTCGGATTTTTTTGAAAACTTTAGGACCAATTTAGAATGTTTCTTAAACCTTTGGGACCAGATCCAACTCAAACGGTCGTTGAAATTCAAAGCTTCATTGATATCAACCGTTCATTCAAATCTCTGCCATCCGATAGAAAATACATTTCCCCTGCCCGCCTctcttaaattcaaattttgttttctcTTCATCGCATTCCCCAACAAAGCATACTCGAAAAAAAAATCCCACTCGATGCAAACGGTGAAGAGTGCAATCAAGAGCCGATTTGGCttccacgacaaccaccaccacgCCGCCGAGACTATCCCGTCAGTCCGGAGCACTCCCGATTTGCTTCTCAAATCGGCGTCAAGAGACAGTAGCTTCGCCCAATCTTCGGCCGTACGAAATCTCACTGACTGGGACGATGCTGGAACGACGACTGCTACTGGACCATTGCCGCCACTCCCGCCGCCTCCTCCCACTCAGAGCTTCGAGGTCTCAGAGGATCCATCTTTCTGGAAGGATCGTAATGTGCAGGTAGGTACTAACAGCTGCTGTTTTTGAGGTCGTAAAAGAATAAATCCCTATTTTCCGATAATGACTTTTTAAATTCAGCTCTCTAGGAAGTTCGAAATTCATAGGTGAAAATGAAATTCTAGGAGAGATTTGGAAGATTCCCTTTACATGGAGTAGTTAACAACTAGCAATTGAATTTGAATCAACTTTCCTGTGCCATTTCATTTGTCATCGCATGTGCTAATCTTTGCTTTGCAAATTCATGTTTAGGTGATTATAAGAATTCGACCTCTTAGTACTCCTGAGATATCTACACAAGGGTACAACAAGTGTGTGAGGCAAGAGAGTTCCCAAACTGTGACTTGGACTGGGCATCCAGAGTCGCGGTACACATTTGATCTCGTGGCAGATGAAAATGTTACCCAGGTAGACCTTTATCTGTATTACTTCAATTGGTTTAAGTGTTAGATGAAATTCGACTTGTTTAATTCCTTCAAATAATACCACAGGAGAAGTTATTCAAAGTGGCTGGATTGCCAATGGTTGAAAATTGCATGGCAGGATATAACAGTTGTATGTTTGCTTATGGCCAAGTGAGCTCCTAACTTTAATCTTTGTCCTTTGTTTTTTCCTTGTAGTGTTCAAAGTTTAACTTTTTCTTTTTCCTGCCTTTGGACATAGACTGGCAGTGGGAAGACTCATACAATGCTTGGAGATATTGAAGAAGGCACACGAAGACACAGTGTCAACTGTGGGATGACTCCCAGAGTCTTCGAATATCTATTCACTAGAATCCAAAAGGTACGGGGTGGAATATCTTTACATCTATTTCTCAATTCTCTACAAAAGTTTGGATTCTCTCGCGATTATTCTAAACGACTTTTAATAACTGTTATGTGGCAGGAAAAAGATGCACGTCAAGATGACAAGTTAAGGTTTATTTGTAAATGCTCATTTTTGGAAATATACAATGAGCAGATACTTGACCTTTTAGACCCATCATCTAGCAATTTACAGGTAAAAGTTAATCGTTTTTTTCCTCTATCGAAAGATTTCCTATCATGTTTCTTATTCACTTTCAAATTTTTGGTGATTGTGTTTTAGATAAGAGAAGACATTAAGAAAGGAGTTCATGTTGAGAATCTCAAGGAGATTGAAGTTAACTGTGCTCGAGATGTGATTCAACAACTGATTCAAGTATGAATTTCATCTTCTTCTCAACTTTAGCATTTTCTGTCAACACTTTTGGATCAATAAAGAGAATTAATCCGACGCCTTTATATTTTTTCAGGGTGCAGCGAATAGAAAGGTTGCTGCCACAAATATGAACCGTGCAAGCAGTCGCTCACACAGTGTATTTACATGTATCATCGAAAGCAAGGTAAATAATCGCTGAAGATGCTTCAATTTCTAAGTTTAGTAGTATTTAGCTGTAGTAATTCTGAGTTTAATTGCTTGTAATTGCCAGTGGGAATCTCAAGGAGTAACTCACCACCGGTTTGCTCGACTTAATCTTGTTGATTTGGCAGGCTCTGAAAGGTTTGTTGAAAGATGCAGGATATATGCTACTTAAATAAGCCAAAGCATGGgctcaaattttttttttgaagtttcaTATTTTTTGTATGTTATAACCGCAGGCAGAAGAGTTCTGGTGCTGAAGGTGAGCGTTTGAAGGAAGCTACCAACATTAACAAGTCCCTTTCAACACTAGGGTGAGTgcatcctccatatttatgaaatGAAAGCATAGGGGCGTGCGTGCGTGTTTTCTTTTCTTCTCTGTTTCTTTTTAGAAATAGCAATATTATTTGACTACATATTTTCTTTGCAGACTTGTGATAATGAACCTTGTCAGTATGTCCAATGGGAAGTCACTTCATGTTCCTTACCGAGATTCCAAGCTTACCTTTTTGCTTCAGGTAGCAAGCAATAAATCATTTTTTCTTAAGAAATTTGCCAGttctttattattatataattggtGCAAATCCTTTTTTTAAATCATTTCCAGGACTCACTTGGGGGAAATTCaaaaacaacaataatcgcaaataTCAGCCCATCGAGTTGGTCAGTCAATACTCCTAATTATCTACCCTCTCTGTTGGTGCATATTTGTTTACCACTCTGCCCAGTGGCCATTGAAAAATTTTGGTGTTTCTTTCAGTCAATAATTCCGTCTTGCAATCAAATGCTTATATAAACTTAGTTGGTACTTTGATGTTGGTTTGTGGAccatttttctttcttttcaagTAAAAATGAATGTTTGCAAACAATGAGCGTGATTTGTGTCACTTTTTGGCCTAAAGTTAAACCTGGGTTTGTTTAAACAATGCTTCAAATAATTTTTGTGTACCGATCATCAAGCTTGATATTTTAATATGTTTTCTGGCGGTCGTACAGTTATGACAGTTTTTTTTTTGGATCATCTGCAGTTGTTCATTGGAGACCTTAAGTACGTTGAAGTTTGCGCAGCGGGCTAAATTCATCAAAAACAATGTATGCTGCCATTGCATTTATTTTGTGGGCTTCTGCATTCATACTTTATTTACATCAGTTGGGTACTGATGTATGTAGTCAGTGTGAGCCAGTAAATGAGATGGCTTGTAGAGTTAAATTAAATAACATCTAACGCCTCTTTTCAGGCTATTGTGAACGAGGATGCATTGGGAGACGTTATTGCTATGAGAATGCAAATTCAACAGCTTAAGGTAACTTTTTTCTGATTGGAACTCCTTTCTACATCTACTGTATTTGACGACATGGGTAATTGATCAAAGTGCGATAATATTCAAATTTCTTCCACAGCAAGAGGTATCCCGACTTCAAGGCCTCGTAAGTGGCGGAGCTGGAAATCTTAACGGTGCTTTGGCCTTAAGCTTCCCAGCGTCTCCTGGATCTTTCAATTGGGAAGGGATTCATGAATCTTTTAGTCCACTTGCATGTGACAAAAGAAACTCTGTGGTATGCATGTTTCTATCTGAACAATAGTTTTTCTTATCGAGACTTGTTGTGTGACTAAGACTTTGTTGCATTTTTTGTTTTCAAAAAATATCTATTCACAGAAGAAAGACTATGAAGTGGCTTTGGTTGGAGCTTTCAGGAGAGAAAAAGAAAAGGACAGTGCTTTGCAGGCATTGACAGCTGAGAATCAGGCAGTGCTTCAACTGGTATATGCCTTGTGCTTTTATCACGAcaccttttttttttcctttctattTTTGCAGTTTCATTGAATAAAAGAAGAATGCTAGGAGTAAAATTTCTTAAAATTGAATCTAGTTTTTCTTTTAATTAGGCCAAGCAAAGAGAAGATGAGATACAAGGCTTGAAGATGAGGCTACGATTTCGAGAAGCAGATATTAAGAGGCTAGAAGCTGTTGCTTCGGGAAAACTTTCTGCAGAGACGCACTTATTGAAAGAGAAGGAAGAATACCTGAAGGAGATCAAGTTTCTACGCACCCAGAACCGGAATCCAGAAGTGACGAGATTTGCCATGGAAAACTTGCAGCTGAAAGAAGAAATTAGAAGGCATTTTCTGTCTCATTCTATTAGCTGCCAGTCACTTTTTATTTTGATTTCCTTTGCTTACCACCACCACCCAGTGTGCACGATCTCCTACTAATATTTAGTGTTCAAGGCCACTTAAACACTTGAAATATATCCCTGTCTGAAGATACTTTTATCAACTAAGCTGATGCTTATATTTAGTCTAATGTGCAGATTGAAGTCATTTTGTGAGGAAGGTGAACGAGATATGTTGAATGAACAAGTTATGCTATTACAGAACAAGGTGCAATCTTAATCTTTTAAATCCTTTAACTTCGGTCCTTGCAGCCAATAATTTCCTTATTTCTCACAACTCTGTTATCTATCAGCTGCTTGAAGCACTTGATTGGAAGCTCATGCATGACTCTGATTTGACTATGGTTCAGGTTTTTAATATATTCTTCTATTTTCCCCTAAGGTGATGAATTCAGCTGAAATGTAGAATGTAAATCACAAGTTGATTGTTGTATTTTACAGGAAGGAAATTCAGATATCATACCTGAAGTTCATACTGATGGTGATTTATTGCTTCCTGAACAGGTGAGATAAAGAGTTTTTTGAATGCTAGAATTTATGTATCGAATACAAACTTTTTTAAAATGTTTGCCTTACCGGATGAGACTTGATTAATGGACCGCAAGCAATGAACAGTTTTTGTGCTGTACTTTTTCGATGTGAAAATACCCAGCCCCTGAACTTTTATGGGTAATGATTAATGAAGATTTATATTTGATGCAGGAGCCAAGATCTCCGCGGCATTCTTCAATTAATGTGGAAAATGATTTCCTTCGCACTCAGGTAGGCAGATGGTGGAAAACTTTTTAATTTTTGGTTCGAATTTGATTTGTCAGAATGTTTAGAAGGTTTAATCATCTTGCTTGCTGTTGTAGGCTATCCAAAACCAAACTGAAATGGATACACTATGCAAACAACTGGAGTTCTGCattgaagaaaaagaaaaattgaAGAGGTAGTTCTCAGTGCTTCATTTGTTAATTTTTCGACctttaagtatttttattttattaatttacttTTTCAATTATGCATGAATGTAACAGACAAGTCAATGATTTGGTTAAGCAACTAGATGAAG
The sequence above is drawn from the Rutidosis leptorrhynchoides isolate AG116_Rl617_1_P2 unplaced genomic scaffold, CSIRO_AGI_Rlap_v1 contig589, whole genome shotgun sequence genome and encodes:
- the LOC139884699 gene encoding LOW QUALITY PROTEIN: kinesin-like protein KIN-12E (The sequence of the model RefSeq protein was modified relative to this genomic sequence to represent the inferred CDS: inserted 2 bases in 1 codon; deleted 2 bases in 1 codon) — its product is MQTVKSAIKSRFGFHDNHHHAAETIPSVRSTPDLLLKSASRDSSFAQSSAVRNLTDWDDAGTTTATGPLPPLPPPPPTQSFEVSEDPSFWKDRNVQVIIRIRPLSTPEISTQGYNKCVRQESSQTVTWTGHPESRYTFDLVADENVTQEKLFKVAGLPMVENCMAGYNSCMFAYGQTGSGKTHTMLGDIEEGTRRHSVNCGMTPRVFEYLFTRIQKEKDARQDDKLRFICKCSFLEIYNEQILDLLDPSSSNLQIREDIKKGVHVENLKEIEVNCARDVIQQLIQGAANRKVAATNMNRASSRSHSVFTCIIESKWESQGVTHHRFARLNLVDLAGSERQKSSGAEGERLKEATNINKSLSTLGLVIMNLVSMSNGKSLHVPYRDSKLTFLLQDSLGGNSKTTIIANISPSSCCSLETLSTLKFAQRAKFIKNNAIVNEDALGDVIAMRMQIQQLKQEVSRLQGLVSGGAGNLNGALALSFPASPGSFNWEGIHESFSPLACDKRNSVKKDYEVALVGAFRREKEKDSALQALTAENQAVLQLAKQREDEIQGLKMRLRFREADIKRLEAVASGKLSAETHLLKEKEEYLKEIKFLRTQNRNPEVTRFAMENLQLKEEIRRLKSFCEEGERDMLNEQVMLLQNKLLEALDWKLMHDSDLTMVQEGNSDIIPEVHTDGDLLLPEQEPRSPRHSSINVENDFLRTQAIQNQTEMDTLCKQLEFCIEEKEKLKRQVNDLVKQLDEERYQQPKEESCQIELPFSSTDMPIVSYNDQMELKTMVDAISAASQREAQAHETAIILSEENDKLRLKLNDLLKDNERLIGLYEKAAAESQFKNLNETEXEFQEKCMEQENEMTMKVDNLEHQLMELHEENEKLLSLYENAMRERDEYKRIISDGQNRSGEEKQNTKDLNAVKMKLDAAQEKLSDSSQTINVIGTLEKAFSDIDEISKEIEAVEVDVQLKRQQLDVLETVSSEMQERKCVTDKKLCALKNSLSSLSSSVAYFEQREARARSKVAHSSSFVAQKKEELARLHSCGEKTKRSLQTVQQSEVELRNILALAKSKLEEESRRQENEKVLFAIDNIEKIDPSQKSYILGGNAMELLKSEEDKRKLQNEIKQGREKLGEIRREVDELSKKSEKIEKTICAVRMEIEKGGRVVEELEFALQIVIQEKETLLAVKEDGKAEIDSMILEYLQNMFEADLKNAEMEILEDELQLGVMRTKELQMLKVTAAKKMAELSEDERLSSCFVSKQMEEMLQSARMSVMEANTLLLVRNLTLVFFVYAFAFGSLAFVAFFRFFTEAFSCFNNGVIDDDHADRLNLPPAAALSANNKVVPMASSDAAVMPV